From the genome of Candidatus Hydrogenedentota bacterium:
TATTCCATTCATCTGTTCGATATCTGCGAGTATCGGCGTCATCTGCGGAAAACCACATGATCCCCAGATGACGTAGATACACGCAGAGGGGAAACAGGGCACGGCTGTTCGGGCCAGGCGATTCCAAACTCGAATCCGCATGGCAGAGCGGTCCAAAATACGATTGATCGGCAGTGTCTCATTTGCGCCTTTGCGTGCAGCCAAGGTACCATTGTGCCTAGGCGCCGTCAAGGCGTTGACGGGCGTTGGCTGCATCAATGATTGCGATCGTCAATTACGGTATAGGAAATCTCGATTCCGTCGCGCGCGCGTTTCGGAAGGTCGGCGCGGAACCGGTCGTTACGACCGATGCGTCCGCTTTGGAACGCGCGGACGGCATCGTGCTGCCCGGCGTCGGCTCGTTCGACCAAGCCATGAATACCTTGCGCGAGCACGGCCTTGTGCCGGTGCTTCACCGGCGCGCAATCGAGGGCAAAACGCCGGTATTGGGCATTTGCCTTGGTATGCAGATGTTTGCGCGCCGGAGCGAGGAGGGCGAGACCGAAGGACTGGGTTGGCTCGACGCGGAGACGGTGCGGTTTTCGGACGGTTCGGCGAAAATCCCACATCTCGGCTGGAACGATGTCCAACGGCTTCGCGACAGCGCGTTGTTCAACGGCATCCGGGGCGATGCGCCGTTCTATTTTGCCCATTCGTACCATGTCGTATGCCGCGATGAAAACGACGTTCTCGCGCGCACCGATTACGCTGTGCCGTTCGTTTCGGCGGTCGAGCGCGGCAACCTCTTCGGCACGCAGTTCCATCCGGAAAAAAGCCACGCGAACGGCCTGTGCGTGGTCCATAATTTTGTGAAACGGTGCGCCCATGCATAAAGTTCGCGTAATCCCGGTCCTGTTGCTGCGCGGTTGGGGACTCGAGAAGAGCATTCAATTCACCACGCCGAAATACGTCGGGTGTCCGATCAACGCCGCGCGGGTGTTCAACGGCAAGAACGTGGACGAACTGATCCTGCTCGATATAATTGCCACGGAAGAACGGCGTGGTCCGCAGATTGAAGTTGTGCGCCAAATCGCCGGGGAATCGTTCATGCCGTTCTCCGTGGGGGGCGGCATTCGAACCGTGGACGGAATGTGGGAATTGCTCCAGGCCGGGGCGGACCGGGTTGTCATTAACACGGCCGCCATCGAGGACCCTGATCTCGTCGCGCGCGGCGCGGACCGTTTCGGA
Proteins encoded in this window:
- the hisH gene encoding imidazole glycerol phosphate synthase subunit HisH, whose protein sequence is MAASMIAIVNYGIGNLDSVARAFRKVGAEPVVTTDASALERADGIVLPGVGSFDQAMNTLREHGLVPVLHRRAIEGKTPVLGICLGMQMFARRSEEGETEGLGWLDAETVRFSDGSAKIPHLGWNDVQRLRDSALFNGIRGDAPFYFAHSYHVVCRDENDVLARTDYAVPFVSAVERGNLFGTQFHPEKSHANGLCVVHNFVKRCAHA